Proteins encoded by one window of Rhodamnia argentea isolate NSW1041297 chromosome 6, ASM2092103v1, whole genome shotgun sequence:
- the LOC115741646 gene encoding LON peptidase N-terminal domain and RING finger protein 1 isoform X2, translating to MLHRCDVTWSSVAGFPVFLEMERANEGEGSLPWDRFSHVFDLVQNGNQTFRQNRLASFEQSINYYSRANNIKPNDPVILGNRCAAYIRISQFLKLRNPSDSEYRALNGLDPTIHAELALKDAEKLLSLQSTSVRPYNLKARTLLLLEKYEMARDTVISGLQVDPFSNPLRAILQYLERNLTRVVERQGHGRPERTDDFDCTLCLKLLYEPITTPCGHSFCRSCLFQSMDRGNKCPLCRTVLFMSPRTSAVSVTLNNIIQKNFPEEYAERKAEHESLTYLGVDLVPLFVMDVVIPCQKYHLHIFEPRYRLMVRRIMEGNHRMGMVAIDSGTGSIADFACEVEITECEPLPDGRFFIEVEGRRRFRIIRSWDQDGYRVAEVEWVQDVHPSQENGERTDLLELTTNVAERALSWLTGAKQAARQDRSKYEKLLSLERMMPSPQDPERFSFWLATLTNRRPQEKLDLLRIRDTRERISRGLIYLRAEEQGCRVQ from the exons ATGTTGCATAGGTGTGATGTGACTTGGAGTTCAGTCGCGGGTTTTCCTGTTTTTCTGGAGATGGAAAGG GCAAATGAGGGTGAAGGGTCACTGCCTTGGGACAGGTTCAGTCATGTCTTTGATCTTGTGCAAAATGGAAACCAAACATTTCGGCAGAATCGTCTTGCATCATTTGAACAG TCGATCAATTACTACTCAAGGGCAAACAATATCAAACCCAATGATCCTGTCATTCTTGGAAACCGATGTGCTGCTTATATAAG GATTAGCCAATTCTTGAAACTCAGAAATCCGTCAGACTCTGAATATAGGGCGTTGAATGGGCTGGATCCTACAATACATGCAGAA CTTGCCTTAAAGGATGCTGAGAAGCTACTGAGTCTCCAAAGTACTTCAGTCAGACCATATAATTTGAAGGCCAGAACTCTTTTATTG TTGGAGAAGTATGAAATGGCTAGGGACACAGTAATATCTGGTCTTCAGGTGGATCCTTTTAG CAATCCTCTTCGAGCCATTCTACAATATTTGGAGAGAAATTTGACCAGAGTAGTGGAGAGGCAAGGCCATGGAAGACCTGAGCGTACAGATGACTTTGATTGCACTCTGTGCTTGAAACTACTATATGAGCCTATCACAACACCATGTGGTCATTCTTTTTGTCGATCATGCTTGTTTCAATCTATGGATCGTG GGAACAAATGTCCATTGTGCCGGACAGTTCTATTTATGAGTCCTAGAACATCTGCTGTCAG tGTGACACTCAACAACATTATACAAAAGAACTTTCCAGAGGAATATGCTGAGAGGAAGGCAGAGCATGAAAGTCTTACATATTTAGGAGTTGATTTGGTGCCTCTTTTCGTGATGGATGTCGTTATCCCTTGCCAGAAGTATCATCTTCACATTTTTGAGCCCCGATACAGGCTCATG GTGAGGAGGATAATGGAAGGGAACCATCGGATGGGAATG GTTGCAATTGATTCTGGTACTGGATCTATTGCTGATTTTGCTTGTGAAGTGGAAATTACTGA GTGTGAGCCACTTCCAGACGGGCGTTTCTTTATAGAG GTTGAGGGCAGGCGTAGATTTCGCATAATACGATCCTGGGATCAGGATGG ATATCGTGTTGCGGAAGTTGAATGGGTACAAGATGTGCATCCTTCACAAGAGAACGGAGAAAGAACCGAT TTACTAGAATTGACAACTAATGTAGCTGAACGTGCTTTGTCATGGTTGACCGGAGCCAAACAAGCAGCACGACAAG ATAGATCCAAGTATGAAAAACTACTAAGCCTGGAGCGCATGATGCCCTCACCACAAGATCCTGAGCGATTCAGTTTCTGG CTTGCAACTCTAACAAATCGGAGACCTCAGGAAAAGTTGGATCTCTTGCGAATAAGAGATACTAGAGAG AGAATCAGCCGCGGGTTGATCTATCTAAGAGCCGAAGAACAGGGTTGCCGGGTGCAGTAA
- the LOC115741646 gene encoding LON peptidase N-terminal domain and RING finger protein 1 isoform X3, producing the protein MTRESANEGEGSLPWDRFSHVFDLVQNGNQTFRQNRLASFEQSINYYSRANNIKPNDPVILGNRCAAYIRISQFLKLRNPSDSEYRALNGLDPTIHAELALKDAEKLLSLQSTSVRPYNLKARTLLLLEKYEMARDTVISGLQVDPFSNPLRAILQYLERNLTRVVERQGHGRPERTDDFDCTLCLKLLYEPITTPCGHSFCRSCLFQSMDRGNKCPLCRTVLFMSPRTSAVSVTLNNIIQKNFPEEYAERKAEHESLTYLGVDLVPLFVMDVVIPCQKYHLHIFEPRYRLMVRRIMEGNHRMGMVAIDSGTGSIADFACEVEITECEPLPDGRFFIEVEGRRRFRIIRSWDQDGYRVAEVEWVQDVHPSQENGERTDLLELTTNVAERALSWLTGAKQAARQDRSKYEKLLSLERMMPSPQDPERFSFWLATLTNRRPQEKLDLLRIRDTRERISRGLIYLRAEEQGCRVQ; encoded by the exons ATGACAAGAGAATCG GCAAATGAGGGTGAAGGGTCACTGCCTTGGGACAGGTTCAGTCATGTCTTTGATCTTGTGCAAAATGGAAACCAAACATTTCGGCAGAATCGTCTTGCATCATTTGAACAG TCGATCAATTACTACTCAAGGGCAAACAATATCAAACCCAATGATCCTGTCATTCTTGGAAACCGATGTGCTGCTTATATAAG GATTAGCCAATTCTTGAAACTCAGAAATCCGTCAGACTCTGAATATAGGGCGTTGAATGGGCTGGATCCTACAATACATGCAGAA CTTGCCTTAAAGGATGCTGAGAAGCTACTGAGTCTCCAAAGTACTTCAGTCAGACCATATAATTTGAAGGCCAGAACTCTTTTATTG TTGGAGAAGTATGAAATGGCTAGGGACACAGTAATATCTGGTCTTCAGGTGGATCCTTTTAG CAATCCTCTTCGAGCCATTCTACAATATTTGGAGAGAAATTTGACCAGAGTAGTGGAGAGGCAAGGCCATGGAAGACCTGAGCGTACAGATGACTTTGATTGCACTCTGTGCTTGAAACTACTATATGAGCCTATCACAACACCATGTGGTCATTCTTTTTGTCGATCATGCTTGTTTCAATCTATGGATCGTG GGAACAAATGTCCATTGTGCCGGACAGTTCTATTTATGAGTCCTAGAACATCTGCTGTCAG tGTGACACTCAACAACATTATACAAAAGAACTTTCCAGAGGAATATGCTGAGAGGAAGGCAGAGCATGAAAGTCTTACATATTTAGGAGTTGATTTGGTGCCTCTTTTCGTGATGGATGTCGTTATCCCTTGCCAGAAGTATCATCTTCACATTTTTGAGCCCCGATACAGGCTCATG GTGAGGAGGATAATGGAAGGGAACCATCGGATGGGAATG GTTGCAATTGATTCTGGTACTGGATCTATTGCTGATTTTGCTTGTGAAGTGGAAATTACTGA GTGTGAGCCACTTCCAGACGGGCGTTTCTTTATAGAG GTTGAGGGCAGGCGTAGATTTCGCATAATACGATCCTGGGATCAGGATGG ATATCGTGTTGCGGAAGTTGAATGGGTACAAGATGTGCATCCTTCACAAGAGAACGGAGAAAGAACCGAT TTACTAGAATTGACAACTAATGTAGCTGAACGTGCTTTGTCATGGTTGACCGGAGCCAAACAAGCAGCACGACAAG ATAGATCCAAGTATGAAAAACTACTAAGCCTGGAGCGCATGATGCCCTCACCACAAGATCCTGAGCGATTCAGTTTCTGG CTTGCAACTCTAACAAATCGGAGACCTCAGGAAAAGTTGGATCTCTTGCGAATAAGAGATACTAGAGAG AGAATCAGCCGCGGGTTGATCTATCTAAGAGCCGAAGAACAGGGTTGCCGGGTGCAGTAA
- the LOC115741646 gene encoding LON peptidase N-terminal domain and RING finger protein 1 isoform X4: protein MSGEESSSGFLGLEGVEDVEDYIWANEGEGSLPWDRFSHVFDLVQNGNQTFRQNRLASFEQSINYYSRANNIKPNDPVILGNRCAAYIRISQFLKLRNPSDSEYRALNGLDPTIHAELALKDAEKLLSLQSTSVRPYNLKARTLLLLEKYEMARDTVISGLQVDPFSNPLRAILQYLERNLTRVVERQGHGRPERTDDFDCTLCLKLLYEPITTPCGHSFCRSCLFQSMDRGNKCPLCRTVLFMSPRTSAVSVTLNNIIQKNFPEEYAERKAEHESLTYLGVDLVPLFVMDVVIPCQKYHLHIFEPRYRLMVRRIMEGNHRMGMVAIDSGTGSIADFACEVEITECEPLPDGRFFIEVEGRRRFRIIRSWDQDGYRVAEVEWVQDVHPSQENGERTDELCEILKDDDSLVSSIVEHLPSNFLGKFL from the exons ATGTCTGGTGAAGAATCGTCTTCTGGGTTTCTGGGTCTTGAAGGGGTCGAAGATGTCGAAGACTACATCTGG GCAAATGAGGGTGAAGGGTCACTGCCTTGGGACAGGTTCAGTCATGTCTTTGATCTTGTGCAAAATGGAAACCAAACATTTCGGCAGAATCGTCTTGCATCATTTGAACAG TCGATCAATTACTACTCAAGGGCAAACAATATCAAACCCAATGATCCTGTCATTCTTGGAAACCGATGTGCTGCTTATATAAG GATTAGCCAATTCTTGAAACTCAGAAATCCGTCAGACTCTGAATATAGGGCGTTGAATGGGCTGGATCCTACAATACATGCAGAA CTTGCCTTAAAGGATGCTGAGAAGCTACTGAGTCTCCAAAGTACTTCAGTCAGACCATATAATTTGAAGGCCAGAACTCTTTTATTG TTGGAGAAGTATGAAATGGCTAGGGACACAGTAATATCTGGTCTTCAGGTGGATCCTTTTAG CAATCCTCTTCGAGCCATTCTACAATATTTGGAGAGAAATTTGACCAGAGTAGTGGAGAGGCAAGGCCATGGAAGACCTGAGCGTACAGATGACTTTGATTGCACTCTGTGCTTGAAACTACTATATGAGCCTATCACAACACCATGTGGTCATTCTTTTTGTCGATCATGCTTGTTTCAATCTATGGATCGTG GGAACAAATGTCCATTGTGCCGGACAGTTCTATTTATGAGTCCTAGAACATCTGCTGTCAG tGTGACACTCAACAACATTATACAAAAGAACTTTCCAGAGGAATATGCTGAGAGGAAGGCAGAGCATGAAAGTCTTACATATTTAGGAGTTGATTTGGTGCCTCTTTTCGTGATGGATGTCGTTATCCCTTGCCAGAAGTATCATCTTCACATTTTTGAGCCCCGATACAGGCTCATG GTGAGGAGGATAATGGAAGGGAACCATCGGATGGGAATG GTTGCAATTGATTCTGGTACTGGATCTATTGCTGATTTTGCTTGTGAAGTGGAAATTACTGA GTGTGAGCCACTTCCAGACGGGCGTTTCTTTATAGAG GTTGAGGGCAGGCGTAGATTTCGCATAATACGATCCTGGGATCAGGATGG ATATCGTGTTGCGGAAGTTGAATGGGTACAAGATGTGCATCCTTCACAAGAGAACGGAGAAAGAACCGAT GAGTTATGTGAAATCCTAAAAGATGATGACTCTTTAGTGTCATCAATTGTAGAACATCTTCCATCAAACTTTTTAGGGAAGTTCCTGTAA
- the LOC115741646 gene encoding LON peptidase N-terminal domain and RING finger protein 1 isoform X1 — MSGEESSSGFLGLEGVEDVEDYIWANEGEGSLPWDRFSHVFDLVQNGNQTFRQNRLASFEQSINYYSRANNIKPNDPVILGNRCAAYIRISQFLKLRNPSDSEYRALNGLDPTIHAELALKDAEKLLSLQSTSVRPYNLKARTLLLLEKYEMARDTVISGLQVDPFSNPLRAILQYLERNLTRVVERQGHGRPERTDDFDCTLCLKLLYEPITTPCGHSFCRSCLFQSMDRGNKCPLCRTVLFMSPRTSAVSVTLNNIIQKNFPEEYAERKAEHESLTYLGVDLVPLFVMDVVIPCQKYHLHIFEPRYRLMVRRIMEGNHRMGMVAIDSGTGSIADFACEVEITECEPLPDGRFFIEVEGRRRFRIIRSWDQDGYRVAEVEWVQDVHPSQENGERTDLLELTTNVAERALSWLTGAKQAARQDRSKYEKLLSLERMMPSPQDPERFSFWLATLTNRRPQEKLDLLRIRDTRERISRGLIYLRAEEQGCRVQ; from the exons ATGTCTGGTGAAGAATCGTCTTCTGGGTTTCTGGGTCTTGAAGGGGTCGAAGATGTCGAAGACTACATCTGG GCAAATGAGGGTGAAGGGTCACTGCCTTGGGACAGGTTCAGTCATGTCTTTGATCTTGTGCAAAATGGAAACCAAACATTTCGGCAGAATCGTCTTGCATCATTTGAACAG TCGATCAATTACTACTCAAGGGCAAACAATATCAAACCCAATGATCCTGTCATTCTTGGAAACCGATGTGCTGCTTATATAAG GATTAGCCAATTCTTGAAACTCAGAAATCCGTCAGACTCTGAATATAGGGCGTTGAATGGGCTGGATCCTACAATACATGCAGAA CTTGCCTTAAAGGATGCTGAGAAGCTACTGAGTCTCCAAAGTACTTCAGTCAGACCATATAATTTGAAGGCCAGAACTCTTTTATTG TTGGAGAAGTATGAAATGGCTAGGGACACAGTAATATCTGGTCTTCAGGTGGATCCTTTTAG CAATCCTCTTCGAGCCATTCTACAATATTTGGAGAGAAATTTGACCAGAGTAGTGGAGAGGCAAGGCCATGGAAGACCTGAGCGTACAGATGACTTTGATTGCACTCTGTGCTTGAAACTACTATATGAGCCTATCACAACACCATGTGGTCATTCTTTTTGTCGATCATGCTTGTTTCAATCTATGGATCGTG GGAACAAATGTCCATTGTGCCGGACAGTTCTATTTATGAGTCCTAGAACATCTGCTGTCAG tGTGACACTCAACAACATTATACAAAAGAACTTTCCAGAGGAATATGCTGAGAGGAAGGCAGAGCATGAAAGTCTTACATATTTAGGAGTTGATTTGGTGCCTCTTTTCGTGATGGATGTCGTTATCCCTTGCCAGAAGTATCATCTTCACATTTTTGAGCCCCGATACAGGCTCATG GTGAGGAGGATAATGGAAGGGAACCATCGGATGGGAATG GTTGCAATTGATTCTGGTACTGGATCTATTGCTGATTTTGCTTGTGAAGTGGAAATTACTGA GTGTGAGCCACTTCCAGACGGGCGTTTCTTTATAGAG GTTGAGGGCAGGCGTAGATTTCGCATAATACGATCCTGGGATCAGGATGG ATATCGTGTTGCGGAAGTTGAATGGGTACAAGATGTGCATCCTTCACAAGAGAACGGAGAAAGAACCGAT TTACTAGAATTGACAACTAATGTAGCTGAACGTGCTTTGTCATGGTTGACCGGAGCCAAACAAGCAGCACGACAAG ATAGATCCAAGTATGAAAAACTACTAAGCCTGGAGCGCATGATGCCCTCACCACAAGATCCTGAGCGATTCAGTTTCTGG CTTGCAACTCTAACAAATCGGAGACCTCAGGAAAAGTTGGATCTCTTGCGAATAAGAGATACTAGAGAG AGAATCAGCCGCGGGTTGATCTATCTAAGAGCCGAAGAACAGGGTTGCCGGGTGCAGTAA
- the LOC115743902 gene encoding vesicle transport v-SNARE 13-like: MSQVFEGYERQYCEVSANLSRKCTAAAALNGEQKKQKLSEIKAGLDDAEALIRKMDLEARSLQPGVKATLLAKLREYKTDLNNLKAEVKRLTSPNANLAARDELLESGMADAMMVSADQRGRLLMSTERLNHSTDRIKESRRTMLETEELGVSILQDLHQQRQSLLHAHNNLHGVDDNIGRSKKILTAMSRRMSRNKWIIGSTITALVIAIALILYFKLR; encoded by the exons ATGAGTCAGGTGTTTGAGGGGTACGAGCGCCAGTACTGCGAGGTGTCTGCGAACCTGTCGCGGAAATGCACGGCGGCCGCGGCTCTCAACGGAG agcagaagaagcagaagctTTCTGAAATTAAAGCTGGCTTGGATGACGCCGAAGCCCTG ATTCGGAAAATGGACCTTGAGGCACGGAGTCTGCAGCCGGGTGTTAAAGCAACGCTTCTTGCCAAGTTAAGGGAATATAAAACTGATCTGAACAATTTGAAGGCCGAAGTAAAACGACTTACGTCTCCAAATGCTAATCTGGCTGCCCGAGACGAGTTGCTGGAGTCGGGCATGGCAGATGCAAtgatg GTTTCTGCTGATCAAAGAGGGAGATTGTTGATGTCAACAGAAAGACTAAATCACTCAACTGACAGAATTAAAGAAAGTAGAAGGACTATGCTTGAAACAGAGGAACTTGGTGTCTCAATTCTTCAAGATCTTCATCAACAACGCCAATCCCTTCTGCATGCTCATAACAAT CTTCATGGGGTGGATGACAACATTGGCAGGAGTAAAAAGATTTTGACCGCCATGTCGAGAAGGATGAGCAGGAACAAGTGGATCATTGGCTCCACCATCACAGCCCTAGTCATTGCCATTGCTCTGATCCTTT
- the LOC115743884 gene encoding probable xyloglucan 6-xylosyltransferase 5 yields the protein MGQDSFTPQKRTSSSLPTTATNGRHPSRVIPRGRQIQKTFNNIKITLLCGFVTILVLRGTIGVGNLGSSDADAVNQNLIEETNRILAEIRSDSDPIDPYDPPEADANPNVTYTLGPKISNWDTDRKNWLESNPEFPNYVNGKPRILLLTGSPPNPCDNPIGDHYLLKAVKNKIDYCRIHGIEIVYNMAHLDKELAGYWAKLPMIRRLMLSHPEVEWIWWMDSDALFTDMVFEIPLSKYANYNLVIHGYPDLLFDQKSWIALNTGSFLFRNCQWSLDLLDAWAPMGPKGPIRDEAGKILTANLKGRPAFEADDQSALIYLLISQKDQWMDRVFVENSYYLHGYWAGLVDRYEEMIEKYHPGLGDERWPFVTHFVGCKPCGSYGDYPVERCLSSMERAFNFADNQVLKLYGFSHRGLLSPKIRRIRNETVTPLEFVDKFDIRRPVHGNSRS from the coding sequence ATGGGTCAAGACAGCTTCACGCCCCAGAAGCGGACTTCCTCTTCGCTGCCGACGACGGCCACAAACGGCAGGCACCCGTCTCGCGTAATCCCTCGGGGCCGGCAGATCCAGAAGACGTTCAACAACATCAAGATCACGCTCCTGTGCGGGTTCGTCACGATCCTCGTCCTCCGCGGCACGATCGGCGTGGGCAACCTCGGGAGCTCCGATGCCGACGCCGTCAACCAGAACCTGATCGAGGAGACGAACCGGATCCTCGCCGAGATCCGATCCGATTCCGACCCCATCGACCCGTACGACCCGCCCGAGGCCGATGCCAACCCCAATGTCACCTACACTCTGGGGCCCAAGATCTCGAATTGGGACACTGACCGCAAGAATTGGCTTGAGAGCAATCCTGAGTTCCCCAATTATGTCAACGGTAAGCCTAGGATTTTGCTCCTAACTGGGTCCCCGCCGAACCCTTGCGATAACCCGATTGGGGATCATTATTTGTTGAAGGCTGTCAAGAACAAGATTGACTATTGTAGGATTCACGGGATTGAGATTGTGTATAATATGGCTCATTTGGATAAAGAGCTTGCTGGGTATTGGGCGAAATTGCCCATGATTAGGAGATTGATGTTGTCACACCCTGAGGTGGAGTGGATTTGGTGGATGGACAGTGATGCTTTGTTCACTGATATGGTGTTTGAGATCCCGCTTTCTAAGTATGCTAACTACAATTTGGTTATTCACGGGTACCCTGATTTGTTGTTCGATCAGAAGTCGTGGATTGCTTTGAATACTGGAAGCTTTCTCTTTAGGAATTGTCAATGGTCATTGGATTTGCTTGATGCTTGGGCACCGATGGGCCCAAAGGGGCCAATCCGTGACGAGGCTGGGAAGATTTTGACTGCTAATCTAAAAGGAAGGCCGGCTTTCGAGGCGGATGATCAGTCTGCTTTGATATACTTGCTGATTTCTCAGAAGGATCAGTGGATGGATAGGGTGTTTGTTGAAAATTCGTACTATTTGCACGGTTATTGGGCAGGGTTGGTGGATCGGTATGAAGAGATGATTGAAAAGTATCATCCTGGTTTGGGAGACGAGAGGTGGCCATTTGTGACTCATTTCGTGGGTTGCAAGCCTTGTGGGAGTTATGGGGATTACCCAGTTGAGAGGTGCCTAAGTAGCATGGAGAGGGCATTCAATTTTGCAGACAATCAAGTGCTCAAGCTCTATGGGTTCAGTCATCGGGGCTTGTTGAGTCCCAAGATCAGAAGGATACGAAACGAAACTGTCACTCCCTTGGAGTTTGTAGACAAGTTTGATATTCGCCGACCAGTACATGGAAATAGCAGATCATAG
- the LOC115743873 gene encoding pentatricopeptide repeat-containing protein At5g61370, mitochondrial — MIFSRGAASRWKGFLGQYCVARHCKPRHRRLCSTQLAPRTLAELQDLCDAVSTPIGGLDDLELSLDQFRGRLTSSLVTQAIDRCKDEAPTRRLLRFFSWARENLGSGLEDKDFNYAIEMFAEKKDHTAMDILISDLGKEGRVMDKQTYSVVAEKLVNLGRQGEALGLFKNLEKFKCPQDSATVMAIVNALCSKGHAKMAEGVVEHHRSKLIGIEACIYRCLLYGWSVKEDVKQARRIIKEMKSAGFMPDLFCFNTFLRCLCERNLKRNPSGLVPEALNVMMEMRTYMIIPSSISYNILLSCLGRARRVKESCQILDQMKKSGCSPDWVSYYLVARVLYLSRRFGKGNKMVDEMIEQGLVPEHKFYYDLIGILCGVERVNHALELFERMKSSSLGGYGPVYDVLVPKLCRGGDFCKARELWDEAASKGITLSCSEDVLNPHITEVFKPVTKVEDVKPLICMIEEPPLQNSRARGKKKKKKKKKGYNKGMK; from the coding sequence ATGATATTCTCGAGAGGAGCTGCGTCGAGATGGAAAGGCTTTCTCGGCCAATACTGCGTTGCCCGACATTGCAAACCGCGTCATAGACGGTTATGCTCTACGCAGTTGGCCCCGCGGACGCTGGCCGAGCTACAGGATCTGTGTGACGCAGTTTCGACCCCGATTGGTGGCTTAGATGACCTGGAACTGAGTCTTGATCAGTTCAGAGGTCGTTTGACGTCGTCCCTCGTTACCCAAGCGATCGATCGTTGCAAGGATGAAGCACCCACCAGGAGGTTATTGAGATTCTTCTCTTGGGCTAGGGAGAATTTGGGCTCTGGTCTTGAGGATAAGGATTTTAACTATGCAATTGAGATGTTTGCAGAGAAGAAGGACCACACGGCAATGGATATACTGATTTCGGATCTCGGGAAAGAAGGCCGGGTGATGGATAAACAGACTTATAGTGTAGTAGCGGAAAAATTGGTCAACTTGGGGAGACAAGGCGAGGCGTTGGGTCTCTTCAAGAACTTGGAGAAATTCAAATGTCCCCAGGACAGTGCAACAGTGATGGCTATTGTCAATGCGCTTTGTTCCAAAGGACATGCCAAGATGGCCGAGGGGGTAGTTGAGCATCACAGGAGTAAATTAATAGGCATCGAAGCTTGTATCTACAGGTGTCTTCTATACGGGTGGTCTGTGAAGGAGGATGTGAAGCAAGCAAGGAGAATTATCAAGGAGATGAAATCTGCTGGGTTTATGCCTGATTTGTTTTGCTTTAACACCTTCCTCAGATGCTTGTGTGAGCGAAACCTTAAGCGTAATCCTTCAGGTCTCGTTCCAGAAGCTCTGAATGTGATGATGGAAATGAGAACCTATATGATCATTCCTAGTTCAATTAGTTACAATATTTTGCTTTCATGTTTGGGTAGGGCTAGGAGAGTCAAGGAATCATGTCAAATTCTTGACCAAATGAAGAAGTCGGGGTGTTCTCCAGATTGGGTGAGTTATTATCTTGTTGCAAGAGTACTATATCTGAGCAGAAGATTCGGCAAGGGTAACAAGATGGTAGATGAGATGATTGAGCAGGGGTTGGTGCCAGAGCATAAGTTTTACTATGACCTCATTGGCATTCTTTGCGGGGTCGAGAGAGTGAATCATGCTCTCGAATTGTTCGAGCGAATGAAGAGCAGTTCGTTGGGCGGATATGGGCCCGTATATGATGTTCTAGTACCAAAGCTTTGTCGAGGAGGCGATTTTTGTAAGGCCAGAGAGCTTTGGGATGAAGCAGCAAGTAAGGGCATCACTTTAAGCTGCTCCGAGGATGTGTTGAACCCTCATATCACTGAAGTTTTTAAACCAGTGACGAAGGTGGAGGATGTTAAGCCTTTGATATGCATGATTGAAGAGCCCCCATTGCAAAATAGTAGGgccagaggaaagaaaaaaaagaagaagaagaaaaaaggctACAACAAGGGCATGAAATAG